The following are encoded together in the Pleurocapsa sp. FMAR1 genome:
- the sigC gene encoding RNA polymerase sigma factor SigC, which produces MLASSSHLKTEKDNPATNPDIDLDLELKDSSNKLPDELVELDLESSDPEHIARRGTRTTTDLVRLYLQEIGRVPLLERDEEVSEAQKVQRHINILEQRAQAAEAENTILQEFVQLVDVYDRLVTQLSHRPSLKRWSIALGMEISLLKEKIAVGKQAWAEVVGCDTKELDRIQKNGIRAKEHMIKANLRLVVSVAKKYQNRGLELLDLIQEGTLGLERAVEKFDPTKGYRFSTYAYWWIRQGITRAIATQSRTIRLPVHITEKLNKIKKAQRKISQEMGRTPKIEDIAQELDMTAAQIREVLLRVPRSVSLEIKVGKEKDTELGDLLETESASPEETLMRESLQKDLHYLLSELTTREREVIQMRFGFGGEKPFSLAEIGRCLELSRERVRQIEAKALQKLRQPRRRNLIRDYLESLS; this is translated from the coding sequence ATGCTTGCTAGTTCTTCACACCTTAAAACCGAAAAAGATAATCCTGCCACTAATCCTGACATCGATCTAGATTTGGAACTCAAAGATAGTTCTAATAAGTTGCCCGATGAACTTGTAGAACTTGATTTAGAAAGTTCAGATCCAGAACATATTGCTCGAAGAGGCACTCGTACTACTACTGATTTAGTCCGACTATACCTACAAGAAATTGGTAGAGTTCCTTTATTAGAAAGAGATGAAGAGGTTTCAGAGGCGCAAAAAGTTCAGCGTCATATTAATATCTTAGAGCAACGCGCTCAAGCTGCTGAAGCAGAGAATACCATTCTGCAAGAATTTGTTCAACTGGTTGATGTATACGATCGCCTTGTAACTCAACTTAGTCATCGTCCCTCCCTAAAACGATGGTCTATAGCTTTGGGTATGGAAATCTCTTTATTAAAAGAAAAAATAGCCGTAGGCAAACAAGCCTGGGCAGAAGTTGTGGGCTGCGATACTAAAGAGCTAGATAGAATTCAAAAAAATGGCATCCGCGCCAAGGAACACATGATCAAGGCGAATTTGCGCCTTGTGGTTTCTGTTGCCAAAAAATATCAAAATCGTGGTTTAGAACTGCTTGATTTAATCCAAGAAGGAACTTTGGGTTTAGAAAGAGCCGTAGAAAAGTTTGACCCCACCAAAGGTTATCGCTTTAGTACCTATGCTTACTGGTGGATTCGTCAGGGCATCACCAGAGCGATCGCCACTCAAAGCCGAACTATCCGCCTTCCCGTTCATATTACTGAAAAGCTGAATAAAATTAAAAAAGCCCAGCGCAAAATTTCTCAAGAAATGGGACGCACGCCCAAAATTGAGGATATTGCCCAAGAGCTAGATATGACAGCAGCGCAAATTCGCGAAGTTTTATTGCGCGTACCTCGTTCTGTATCCTTGGAAATCAAGGTAGGAAAAGAAAAAGATACAGAATTAGGTGATTTGTTAGAAACCGAAAGTGCTTCTCCTGAAGAAACTTTAATGCGGGAGTCTTTACAGAAGGATTTACACTATCTTCTTTCTGAATTAACTACTCGCGAAAGAGAAGTTATCCAGATGCGCTTTGGTTTTGGCGGTGAGAAACCTTTTTCTCTAGCGGAAATTGGTCGTTGTTTGGAACTATCTCGCGAACGAGTACGCCAAATAGAAGCTAAAGCCCTGCAAAAGCTACGTCAACCCCGAAGAAGAAATTTAATTAGGGATTATTTAGAGTCTCTAAGCTAA
- the rbsK gene encoding ribokinase: MTVVVFGSINLDLVIEVPRLPVKGETVIGDRFFAVAGGKGANQAVAIAKLGIPVSLVGQVGEDSFGQTLISGLQAEGVDTSGITINPHTYSGIASIVVDSTGANTIACAGGANNLVREKELEQFKLLLPQAKIVLLELAIPLATVLIAAREAKANDCCLILDPAPIRYELPEELYSLIDIITPNEVEASQLVGFTVDGVTTAKQAASFLHQMGVKNVIITLGSQGCLYSNESESFWIKSIPVSVVDTVAAGDAFNGALAAALALGKSLKDAVQWGTVGGALAVTRNGAQSSLPSKDTFGQLLNQQILLE, translated from the coding sequence ATGACCGTAGTTGTCTTTGGCAGTATCAATTTAGATCTAGTTATAGAAGTTCCTCGTTTACCCGTGAAGGGAGAGACAGTTATAGGCGATCGCTTTTTTGCCGTTGCGGGAGGTAAAGGGGCTAATCAAGCAGTAGCTATAGCTAAATTAGGCATACCTGTAAGCCTTGTTGGTCAAGTCGGTGAAGATAGCTTTGGTCAAACCCTCATTTCAGGTTTGCAAGCCGAAGGAGTAGACACCAGCGGTATTACGATCAATCCCCATACCTATTCTGGAATTGCCTCAATCGTAGTCGATTCTACGGGAGCGAACACCATTGCCTGTGCCGGGGGAGCAAATAACCTAGTTAGAGAAAAGGAGTTAGAGCAATTCAAACTTTTACTTCCTCAAGCAAAAATAGTGCTTTTAGAGCTAGCAATTCCCCTTGCTACAGTTTTAATAGCGGCCAGGGAGGCAAAAGCTAACGATTGCTGCCTAATTCTCGATCCTGCTCCCATAAGATATGAATTACCAGAAGAACTGTATAGCCTGATCGATATTATTACTCCTAATGAGGTAGAGGCAAGTCAGTTAGTTGGTTTTACTGTAGATGGAGTAACTACCGCCAAACAAGCAGCATCTTTCCTGCATCAAATGGGAGTAAAAAACGTCATTATAACTTTAGGTAGCCAAGGCTGTTTATACAGCAACGAGTCAGAGAGTTTTTGGATTAAGTCTATCCCCGTATCTGTAGTAGATACAGTGGCAGCAGGAGACGCTTTTAATGGCGCGTTAGCTGCTGCTTTGGCTTTGGGCAAGTCTTTGAAAGATGCAGTGCAGTGGGGAACAGTAGGAGGTGCTTTAGCCGTTACTAGAAACGGTGCGCAATCTTCTCTGCCAAGCAAAGATACTTTCGGGCAATTACTTAATCAACAAATATTGTTGGAATAA
- the argC gene encoding N-acetyl-gamma-glutamyl-phosphate reductase, with protein sequence MSNSAKKPVGIIGASGYGGVQLVRLLLEHPEAEIVYLGGDSSAGKQYGSIYPHLAHCVDLNVEKIDLDLVASRCEAVFLGLPNGLACDIAPVLIEKGCKVLDLSADYRFSNLDTYTDWYKKVRNDQAIASKAVYGLPELHREQIKQAALIGCPGCYPTASLLALAPLLKNGLVDPSTAIIDAKSGTSGGGRQAKTSMLLAEVDNSLAAYGVANHRHTPEIEQICSSLAHQEITVQFTPHLIPMVRGILSTVYATLRDPGLVREDLLTIYSAFYRSSSFVKILPSGVYPQTKWACGTNLAYIGIQVDSRTGRVIVISAIDNLIKGQAGQAVQCLNLMMGWDEALGLPKLCFYP encoded by the coding sequence ATGAGTAATTCAGCTAAAAAACCCGTCGGCATTATCGGCGCTTCTGGATATGGGGGGGTTCAATTAGTTAGGCTTCTCTTAGAACATCCTGAAGCAGAAATTGTTTATTTAGGCGGTGATAGCAGCGCAGGTAAACAGTATGGCTCTATTTATCCTCATCTGGCTCATTGTGTAGACCTTAATGTCGAAAAAATCGATCTAGATCTAGTTGCTTCTCGCTGCGAAGCTGTGTTTTTAGGTTTGCCAAACGGTTTAGCCTGCGATATTGCTCCAGTTTTAATCGAGAAAGGATGCAAAGTATTAGATCTTTCTGCGGACTATCGCTTTAGTAATTTAGACACTTATACAGATTGGTATAAAAAAGTACGCAATGACCAAGCGATCGCTAGCAAGGCCGTTTATGGTTTACCTGAGTTACATCGTGAACAAATAAAACAAGCTGCTTTAATCGGCTGTCCTGGCTGCTATCCTACCGCTAGTTTGTTGGCTCTAGCACCATTACTCAAAAATGGCTTAGTTGACCCGTCAACCGCTATTATAGATGCCAAATCGGGTACGTCTGGAGGAGGTCGTCAGGCAAAAACCAGTATGCTATTGGCAGAAGTAGATAATTCTTTGGCAGCCTATGGAGTTGCTAATCACCGTCATACCCCTGAAATTGAGCAGATTTGTAGCTCCTTAGCTCATCAAGAGATTACGGTACAGTTTACTCCTCATTTGATTCCTATGGTTCGGGGAATACTCTCAACGGTTTATGCAACCTTGAGAGATCCTGGTCTAGTTAGAGAAGATTTGTTGACTATTTATTCTGCTTTCTATCGCTCATCAAGCTTTGTCAAAATTCTACCTAGTGGTGTTTATCCTCAAACTAAGTGGGCGTGTGGAACTAATTTGGCATATATAGGCATTCAGGTAGACTCCCGTACAGGAAGAGTGATAGTGATATCTGCTATTGATAATCTGATTAAAGGTCAAGCAGGTCAAGCAGTGCAGTGCCTTAATCTGATGATGGGTTGGGACGAAGCCCTAGGTTTGCCCAAGCTGTGTTTTTACCCTTGA
- a CDS encoding ABC transporter substrate-binding protein/permease, with protein MPTQMQMVTSADYPPYEFRDTASGNKIIGFDVDIANYIAKELGFELKISDTDFNGIIPALQSGRADFAMAGMTPTAERKKNVDFSGIYYEAKNTIVAKKGSNLIKPQDLAGKTVGVQLGSTQEEAAKTLTKEVKGMPTKSLNKTSEIIQEVKAGRVDAAIIEDTIAKGFVAANPDLEFKTIPNTEEAGSAIAFPKDFPFVNDFNRVLEEMKESGKLEGLVNKWFGDGKETATPAGEANNSALSFARIAPSIPFILRGLGTTLLFTALSALFGFIWGTILSLFKISNIKPLTWLANAYTSVFRGTPLLLQIALVYYATPQLTGYDIPALVAGVITFTLNSGAYISETIRGGILAVDKGQREAALSLGIPYKPMMLDIILPQAVKNILPALVNESIALLKDSALVSTIGVADLLRRAQIVGAEKYIYFEPLLFAGAVYYVMVMFLTWGGYALEQRLQRSS; from the coding sequence ATGCCGACACAGATGCAGATGGTTACTTCGGCAGACTATCCTCCCTATGAGTTTAGAGATACCGCCTCTGGTAATAAAATTATCGGCTTTGACGTAGATATTGCCAACTACATTGCTAAGGAATTAGGGTTTGAGTTAAAGATAAGCGATACCGACTTTAACGGGATTATTCCTGCTTTGCAATCGGGTCGGGCTGATTTTGCCATGGCTGGCATGACCCCAACCGCAGAGCGCAAAAAAAACGTAGACTTTTCAGGAATTTACTACGAAGCTAAAAACACAATTGTTGCAAAAAAGGGAAGCAACTTAATTAAACCCCAAGATTTGGCAGGTAAGACTGTTGGCGTGCAGCTTGGTTCGACTCAAGAAGAAGCGGCTAAAACCCTAACCAAAGAAGTAAAGGGGATGCCAACTAAGTCTCTTAACAAAACCAGTGAAATCATTCAAGAGGTAAAAGCAGGTCGAGTTGATGCCGCAATTATTGAAGATACCATCGCCAAAGGCTTTGTTGCTGCTAACCCCGATTTAGAATTTAAGACAATTCCCAATACCGAAGAGGCTGGTTCGGCGATCGCCTTTCCTAAAGATTTTCCCTTTGTTAATGATTTTAACCGCGTTCTCGAAGAGATGAAGGAAAGCGGGAAACTAGAAGGTTTAGTTAATAAGTGGTTTGGCGACGGCAAGGAAACGGCGACACCAGCAGGAGAAGCAAATAATAGTGCCTTATCGTTTGCCCGAATCGCACCGAGTATTCCCTTTATCTTAAGAGGTCTGGGAACAACACTGTTATTTACGGCTCTTTCGGCTCTATTTGGCTTTATCTGGGGAACAATTCTTTCTCTATTCAAAATTTCTAATATTAAGCCTCTAACTTGGTTAGCTAACGCCTATACGTCTGTGTTTCGCGGTACGCCACTGCTGTTGCAAATTGCGCTCGTTTACTACGCCACCCCACAGCTAACTGGCTATGATATTCCTGCTCTGGTAGCAGGGGTGATTACATTTACCCTTAATTCAGGGGCTTATATTTCTGAGACAATTCGCGGTGGTATTTTGGCTGTAGATAAAGGACAAAGAGAAGCCGCGTTATCGTTGGGAATTCCCTATAAACCAATGATGCTGGATATTATTCTGCCCCAGGCAGTCAAAAACATATTACCCGCGCTGGTCAACGAAAGTATTGCTTTACTTAAAGACTCGGCTTTAGTATCTACTATTGGTGTTGCCGATCTATTGCGTCGCGCTCAGATTGTCGGAGCAGAAAAGTATATATATTTTGAACCGCTACTATTTGCTGGTGCGGTTTACTACGTGATGGTTATGTTCTTAACTTGGGGAGGCTATGCACTCGAACAAAGATTACAAAGAAGCAGTTAG
- a CDS encoding amino acid ABC transporter ATP-binding protein, whose protein sequence is MHSNKDYKEAVRVEDLSKSFGKLQVLKGISTRVGKGEVVAIIGPSGSGKSTFLRCLNLLETPTSGKVYIEGADITNPKTDILKLRQKVGMVFQHFNLFPHMTVLENVTYAPIKVKNVTTAKARGKAMELLTQVGLPEKADTYPVRLSGGQKQRVAIARALAMEPEVMLFDEPTSALDPETVKEVLEAMQNLAKTGITMAVVTHEMGFAREVANRILFLDQGRLAEDSPPSKFFTNPECDRARQFLEKML, encoded by the coding sequence ATGCACTCGAACAAAGATTACAAAGAAGCAGTTAGAGTCGAAGATTTATCTAAATCCTTTGGCAAACTGCAAGTTCTTAAAGGGATATCCACTAGGGTTGGCAAAGGAGAAGTGGTGGCGATCATCGGTCCGTCTGGTTCGGGGAAATCAACCTTCTTGCGCTGCCTAAATTTACTAGAAACTCCGACATCTGGGAAGGTTTATATTGAGGGAGCAGATATTACTAACCCTAAAACCGACATACTAAAGTTGCGACAAAAGGTGGGCATGGTATTTCAACATTTCAACCTTTTTCCCCACATGACGGTGTTAGAGAATGTAACTTACGCACCAATTAAAGTTAAAAATGTCACTACAGCTAAGGCGCGTGGCAAGGCAATGGAATTGCTGACACAGGTTGGGCTTCCAGAGAAGGCAGACACTTATCCAGTCAGGCTATCAGGGGGACAAAAACAGCGAGTAGCGATCGCCCGTGCCTTGGCGATGGAACCAGAAGTAATGTTATTTGACGAACCTACTTCCGCCCTCGATCCAGAAACGGTTAAAGAAGTGCTTGAGGCAATGCAGAATTTAGCCAAAACTGGAATCACAATGGCAGTTGTCACCCACGAAATGGGCTTTGCGCGGGAAGTAGCCAATCGCATTTTATTTCTCGACCAGGGGCGACTGGCGGAAGATTCACCACCCAGCAAGTTTTTTACTAATCCAGAATGCGATCGCGCTCGTCAGTTTCTCGAAAAAATGCTTTAA
- a CDS encoding amino acid ABC transporter substrate-binding protein, whose translation MNLNLVSFLSISIFFLTMATSATSEPVLNKIQRTGVLNVAIREDAPPFGYLDANNNQQGYCLDFFALLKQQLTEKLERNTLSTKLFKSTPANRFTLVSNTVDLECGPNTIRSDIPKNISFSTGFFVTGTQFLIKRENKNRLDLKTDLDGAKLGVISNTTTADFIAKKYPGATIQKYAGLTARTRGIQAVEQNKIDAMISDGILLRAVAQQQELSSKQYPLVPKIPLTCDRYGMIIKGNDPQWRDFVDSVINSPEAASLSNAWFGQLYNYTLNVKDFCQQS comes from the coding sequence ATGAATCTAAATCTCGTATCTTTTCTCAGCATCAGCATATTTTTCTTGACGATGGCTACATCGGCTACATCTGAGCCTGTTCTTAACAAAATTCAACGGACAGGGGTATTAAACGTTGCCATTAGAGAAGATGCACCGCCTTTTGGCTATTTAGATGCCAATAACAATCAACAAGGATATTGTCTTGATTTTTTTGCTCTTTTAAAACAACAGCTAACCGAAAAATTAGAGCGCAATACTTTGAGTACTAAATTATTTAAGTCCACCCCCGCAAACCGCTTTACTCTGGTAAGTAATACAGTCGATTTAGAATGTGGTCCTAATACTATTCGCTCTGACATACCAAAAAATATTAGTTTTTCTACCGGCTTTTTTGTTACGGGAACACAATTTCTGATTAAGCGAGAAAATAAAAATCGCCTCGATCTTAAAACTGATTTAGACGGTGCAAAACTAGGAGTAATTAGTAATACGACAACGGCAGATTTTATTGCTAAAAAATATCCAGGTGCTACTATTCAAAAGTACGCTGGCTTAACTGCAAGAACTAGAGGAATACAGGCAGTTGAGCAAAACAAGATCGACGCGATGATTAGCGACGGTATTTTGCTGCGTGCTGTGGCACAACAGCAGGAACTATCTTCAAAGCAATATCCCCTCGTACCAAAAATTCCCTTAACCTGCGATCGCTATGGCATGATTATTAAAGGGAATGATCCTCAATGGCGAGATTTTGTTGATTCTGTAATCAATAGTCCTGAAGCAGCAAGTTTATCTAATGCCTGGTTTGGTCAACTGTATAACTACACTTTAAATGTCAAAGATTTTTGTCAGCAAAGTTAA